From Paraglaciecola sp. L1A13:
ATCCCCGAGACCCTCACTACATGCCTGTGAGGATAAACTAGCGGCGTATTATAGCATTAGTAAGCAACTCTATACATGTTATGCATATCATCCACAAAAAAGGCCGCTATACAGCGGCCTAAGTTTTTACTAATTCACACTACTACCACGCGAATTTTTTAAATGGCGCATCAACAGGTGTTTTCGCTATATGATTTGTATAGTTACTCATTACCTTTTGTGACAAACCTAAAATAATTTCGAGTAGTTGTCTTTGTCCGTAACCCGCGGCAAAAAACGTATCTATAACGTCATCTGATATCACACCACGACCACGTACCATCGCCAATGTAGTGTCGTGAAGTACTTGTAATTTATCAGTAGGCATAGCAGTTTTATTACGTAGCGCTTCTGTTAACTCAGATGAAACCTTCATTGAGTTTGCGATAGCGGTATGAGCAGGAACACAGTAAGTGCAATTGTGCTCCACATTTATGGTCTGCCATACGACGGTAAGCTCTTCTGCATCGAAAGAAGAATCCATGAATAACTTATGCAAGACTTGGTAACCCTCAAGCAAACCAGGCGCTTCTGCCATTACTGCATGCAAATTAGGTATCATGCCATTGGTTTTTAGAGATTGCTCAAGAATAGGTTTACTTTTTTCTGGTGCACTTTCTACTGTATGAAGGGTGAAATCTGCCATTGTTAATTCTCCAGTTTATAAAATTAATAAGATGACTACTGCCTAGCCAGTGGTATTAAGATACACATGAATGAACGATCGTTCAATTATTATTTGAGCAAGCGTTCAATTTGCATTTCCTCTTACTCTACTTATTCCTTTAAGTAGTTGATTTGTAAGAATTAATAATAAATAACTAGCCATTACAAATATATTAAGATTGAGACTTTTAAATTTAAGATATCATCAATATACGCTTATTAAGCTTTACCTAGGTTTTATCTGTTAGGAGCAATTATGCAGCAACATCCATCTTGGCAATCTGCTATAGAACGTGCATTAGAAGCACATTTATCCTCAGCGACAAGTCGTTATTTACAATTGGCTACCGTAGACCATCATGGCCACCCCCACTGCCGTACTATAGTATTTAGAGGGTTCAATGAAAGTAAAAACCAAATATACCTGCACACAGACAATCGCAGTGAAAAGGTGTCTCATCTAACCCAAGAAAGTCAGGTCGAGGCATGCTGGTACTTCGAAAAAACCCGAGAGCAATTTCGTTTTAGCGGCCATATGGATTGTATCGGGCATCAGCCTAGCATAGAGAGTCAGCATACTGATAATATGAATGAACATTCTAATTATTATACTCAAAAGCTGCGACATGCCCATTGGCGAAATCTAAGCGACGCATTGCGTGAAAGTTATGCTGACGATTATGATGCGGCCAATCCTAGCGAACACTTCGTACTATTGAGATTGCATATCACTCAAGTAGATTATTTACGCCTAATGCCTGCTCCTCATTTGCGCGTATTATACCGTCAAGACGCGCAATCTCATTGGCATGAAGAATCCATCCGGCCCTAGCTTGTATAATTTGTTTTAGCTTCACTTTTATATGCGATACATACGTATTGGAAAATAACAATTAATGACAGTTGGTCAAAATAAGTACACAGTACAGTGGTAAGATCGATTTTTAAGCGTAGCCGAAGTGTTTCAGGATTACCCAAGCAAAATTTATTTTGTCTACCTTTAGCGAGGCAAGTGTATGTTGGTATTAAGATTGAACAAATCTGGCCTACCTCAGGCATGGATAACCTTAGAAGAAGCGGCCAAATACTATGCTCAAGACAGAGTGCTGTTCGAATTAGGTGATAGTAAACGTGTATTACGTGGAGGCTGGAATAATCAAGGCTTACGAAGCCGCCTAGCCTTATCATCTATTATCGGTTGCGAAGGTAAAGTCACCAGACCTTCCGGCAAGGTTCCACTAAACAATCGTTACCTATTTCGCCGAGATAATTATCTGTGCATGTATTGTGGGCAAAAATTCCGTATTACAGAACTCACTCGGGACCACATTATACCCCGTTCAAAAGGAGGGCGTGATATTTGGACCAACAGTGCATCAGCTTGCACTCGCTGCAATTGCTTTAAAGCCGATCGCACGCCAGAGGAAGCTGGGTTAACGTTAATCGCCGTGCCCTTTACGCCTAATATTTATGAAAGATTCTATTTAATGAATCGGCGAATACGCGTCGATCAGATGGCATTTTTGGGCAGTCACTTTTCTAAAAACCGAGAATGGGAAACATCATATAACCTCAATACTGTCGGTATTTAGGTCAACTTAGGGCGAAATTGGTTAAAAACAGTGATACTTCGCTATTAGGTTTATTCAACTTTAGTTTACACTACGCAATTGTTCGTATTTGATTGGTATTGGGGTGAATGTAGTGGCGCGGTTGTTTGGCAATGTTATGGGTGTGCTCTCGGTTATTTTGTATTTCATTAATACAGTTTTTTGGGTGATCCCCATCGTATTACTGTCGTTTTTGAAACTTATCCCTATAAAAATTTGGCGCACAGCATTGTCTTATCCATTGGATGGATGTGCAACGTCATGGATAACGGTTAATAACATTAATCAAAATATATTTAGCCGCACAAAAATCGAAGTCACCGGCACCGAATCACTCACCCTGCAAGACTGGTATTTGGTCATCGCTAATCATCAATCTTGGGTGGATATTCTTATTCTGCAACGGGTGTTTAATCACAAAATTCCTTTTCTTAAATTCTTTTTAAAGCAAGAACTTATATGGGTGCCGTTTTTAGGAATTGCTTGGTGGGCCTTGGAATTCCCTTTTATGCGTCGTTACACTAAGTCGTTTTTGGCGAAAAACCCACACCTAAAAGGTAAAGACTTGGAAACCACTCAAAAAGCCTGTGAAAAGTTTCAAACTAAACCAGTAAGCATTATGAATTTCGTTGAAGGCACACGCTTCACGCCTGAAAAATATCAGCGTCAATCCCCCTCATTTCAACATTTATTAAAACCCAAAGCTGGCGGCATGGCATTTGTGTTAAGTGCTATGGGTACTCAATTACATAAATTGCTTGATGTGACAATTTACTATCCGCAAGGAATACCTACCTTTTGGGATTTTGTTTGCGGGAAAGTTAAATCAATCAAAGTCCATGTATCTGTAACGCCAATCAGTGAGTTATTGCAAAGTGACGCGTTCGCAAAAGATTACTTCGATAACCCAGCACAGCGCGTGATATTTCAGCGCTGGCTAAATAGTGTTTGGGCGGAAAAAGACCGTAGAATTGAGCAAATGTCGGCAGAGCAGTAGGCCGATGCTTTCGATATTACGCAGTGTGCTTATTTTCCCGGTCCATCTTTGTCTGCAAATCATTAACTTATCGTTTTGGGCAGTGTTAATTATTTTCTTTGGACTAATCAAGCTCATACTGCCTTTTGCATTAGTTTCTAGACCTGTTAATCACCTTCTCGACTACATGTTATGCGCTTTCGGAGTGCTGAGCGTACACCTTATTCGTCTGTTTAATCGGATTGAAATAGATGTAGAAATTGAAGGCACTCTGAGCAAAACAGAATGGTATCTGATGATGCCAAACCACTTAAGTTGGTTAGATATTATTTTGCTGGTGGACTTTGCAGCAGATAAGATCCCCGCCCCAAAATTCTTCCTTAAAAAAGAATTAATTTGGTTACCTTTTGTGGGTTTAGGCGCATGGGCGCTGGATATGCCATTTATGCAAAGATACAGCCGAGAATTCGTTGAAAAATATCCTCACTTGAAAGGTAAAGATATTCAAACTACCAAGCTATCCTGTGAAAAATTTAGAGAATGTCCCACCACAGTCATTAATTTTGTCGAGGGCAGTCGATTTACCACGCAAAAACACCAACATCGCAGCAGCCCTTTTACCCATTTGTTACCCCCAAAAGCTGGCGGAATAGCCTTTA
This genomic window contains:
- a CDS encoding HNH endonuclease; the encoded protein is MLVLRLNKSGLPQAWITLEEAAKYYAQDRVLFELGDSKRVLRGGWNNQGLRSRLALSSIIGCEGKVTRPSGKVPLNNRYLFRRDNYLCMYCGQKFRITELTRDHIIPRSKGGRDIWTNSASACTRCNCFKADRTPEEAGLTLIAVPFTPNIYERFYLMNRRIRVDQMAFLGSHFSKNREWETSYNLNTVGI
- a CDS encoding carboxymuconolactone decarboxylase family protein gives rise to the protein MADFTLHTVESAPEKSKPILEQSLKTNGMIPNLHAVMAEAPGLLEGYQVLHKLFMDSSFDAEELTVVWQTINVEHNCTYCVPAHTAIANSMKVSSELTEALRNKTAMPTDKLQVLHDTTLAMVRGRGVISDDVIDTFFAAGYGQRQLLEIILGLSQKVMSNYTNHIAKTPVDAPFKKFAW
- a CDS encoding acyltransferase, with the protein product MLSILRSVLIFPVHLCLQIINLSFWAVLIIFFGLIKLILPFALVSRPVNHLLDYMLCAFGVLSVHLIRLFNRIEIDVEIEGTLSKTEWYLMMPNHLSWLDIILLVDFAADKIPAPKFFLKKELIWLPFVGLGAWALDMPFMQRYSREFVEKYPHLKGKDIQTTKLSCEKFRECPTTVINFVEGSRFTTQKHQHRSSPFTHLLPPKAGGIAFTLAAMGELFTGILDVTLMYPNNPNRPMLDMLAGRLSKVILRASVMPIEQGIIGDYFSDNDFRDNFQSWLNARWAHKDNQIKQLHGDK
- a CDS encoding acyltransferase, whose translation is MARLFGNVMGVLSVILYFINTVFWVIPIVLLSFLKLIPIKIWRTALSYPLDGCATSWITVNNINQNIFSRTKIEVTGTESLTLQDWYLVIANHQSWVDILILQRVFNHKIPFLKFFLKQELIWVPFLGIAWWALEFPFMRRYTKSFLAKNPHLKGKDLETTQKACEKFQTKPVSIMNFVEGTRFTPEKYQRQSPSFQHLLKPKAGGMAFVLSAMGTQLHKLLDVTIYYPQGIPTFWDFVCGKVKSIKVHVSVTPISELLQSDAFAKDYFDNPAQRVIFQRWLNSVWAEKDRRIEQMSAEQ
- a CDS encoding pyridoxamine 5'-phosphate oxidase family protein gives rise to the protein MQQHPSWQSAIERALEAHLSSATSRYLQLATVDHHGHPHCRTIVFRGFNESKNQIYLHTDNRSEKVSHLTQESQVEACWYFEKTREQFRFSGHMDCIGHQPSIESQHTDNMNEHSNYYTQKLRHAHWRNLSDALRESYADDYDAANPSEHFVLLRLHITQVDYLRLMPAPHLRVLYRQDAQSHWHEESIRP